A stretch of DNA from Longimicrobium sp.:
CCTCGGGCCACTCCTCCCAGTCGATCCCCACGGCGATGGTCTGCGCGCCGCCCACCAGCGTCTTCACCACCAGCAGGTTTCCCACGCCGTCGGCGCCCACGTACAGCGAGGGCATCAGCCGGGTGAGGGTGGGCGTGGGGTCGGTGACGCCGGGGGGGACCTGGTAGACGGAGCCGCCGTTCTCGTCGGGGACCTTCACCAGCCCCAGCTCGCGGATGTCGCGCGAGAGCGTGGCCTGCGCCACCTCGATGCCCCGCTCGGCCAGCCGCTCGCGCAGCACCTCCTGCGACGAGATGCGGCTGTCGCGGACGAGCTCGAGGATCACGGCGTGGCGCTGGGGCTTCACGGGGGCTCCGGCGGGAACGGGATCGGGCGTC
This window harbors:
- the argR gene encoding arginine repressor — encoded protein: MKPQRHAVILELVRDSRISSQEVLRERLAERGIEVAQATLSRDIRELGLVKVPDENGGSVYQVPPGVTDPTPTLTRLMPSLYVGADGVGNLLVVKTLVGGAQTIAVGIDWEEWPEVVGTIAGDDTVLIILRSDAYREDIVRRLEDLAGIEPPGR